Proteins co-encoded in one Astyanax mexicanus isolate ESR-SI-001 chromosome 1, AstMex3_surface, whole genome shotgun sequence genomic window:
- the pkib gene encoding cAMP-dependent protein kinase inhibitor beta, which produces MTDVEPVVTDFAATGRTGRRNAMPDILGSNAGPGASELPNKLAELSVGDDGEQQGEGSSSGDAAKNAGEDKAEGT; this is translated from the exons ATGACTGATGTGGAGCCTGTCGTCACTGACTTCGCCGCCACGGGTCGGACTGGCCGGCGGAATGCTATGCCAGATATCTTAGGATCCAATGCGGGCCCTGGAGCATCAGAACTGCCAAATAAACTGGCTGAGCTTTCTGTTGGAG ATGATGGTGAGCAGCAAGGAGAGGGGTCATCCTCAGGTGATGCAGCTAAGAACGCGGGTGAGGACAAGGCAGAAGGAACATAA
- the fabp7b gene encoding fatty acid binding protein 7, brain, b, with product MKTLTPPPSWCINNTFTLVQNIQSLKQIQSRTWEMEAFCASWKLVGSENFHEYLTAVGLDEEMVQVGNVLKPKVTISQEGDKVVLKTVTSVSSKEISGKLDEEFDDTTLDERICKSVLYLDGDKLVYVQKWDDKQSTATREVKGDQMITTLELNGVVAVLTYERV from the exons ATGAAAACCCTAACGCCTCCCCCAAGCTGGTGtataaataacacatttacacTTGTGCAAAATATCCAGTCATTAAAGCAAATCCAGAGTCGGACTTGGGAAATGGAGGCTTTCTGTGCCAGCTGGAAACTTGTGGGGAGTGAAAACTTCCATGAATACCTGACTGCAGTTG GCCTAGATGAAGAAATGGTACAAGTAGGAAATGTGCTTAAACCAAAGGTTACAATTTCCCAGGAGGGGGACAAAGTGGTGCTGAAAACAGTGACCAGTGTCAGCAGCAAGGAAATTTCAGGCAAACTGGATGAAGAGTTTGATGACACTACTTTAGATGAAAGAATCTGTAAG TCTGTTCTGTACCTGGATGGGGACAAACTGGTGTATGTGCAGAAGTGGGATGATAAGCAGTCCACCGCCACTCGTGAGGTCAAGGGTGATCAGATGATCACG ACGCTGGAATTGAATGGCGTGGTGGCTGTCCTCACCTATGAGAGGGTGTGA